GGTTTTGGGCTGAAAGAGACGGATGGAAATGATCTGCCGTTGGATGCAAAATAAGCGGCTCCGCCACATCGTATGTCCCTTTGACAAAATTTTCTCCACGTCAGAGGAGCCTCGTCCGTGTATAGACGGGAGTGTGATCTCTGTAGCAAACTCGTAGTAAAAACAATATGATCCATCTGTTTCAAATTTAGATTTATCCTAAGcaaaaaaattaatgtttaactattaatttttataaactcatataatttaataaattaaaagatttatattttttaaattcaccATGAGAAATACTTTCATGTGTTGTTAGACTATAtggatttttaaaaaagagtgGTCAAAGGTCATCATATTTACCTTAGAATAATACTAAAATGATAAAGTAATTTGAAACTAAGGGAGTATGTGAAATGGGAAGAAATGCCATCTTAGTTTAATTTCTAGTTCACCAAGTACAGCCTAATTACAGCTCAAACTTAAGTTTATGTGTTAATTATTTTCTCGATAAAAACGAaacataaaatttataattGTTACAATAGGTATTGAATGTATTTGGAGTTGGACTTGGAGTTATAATAGGTGGTGGGTGTGGAATTAGAGTCAGACTATGTAATCCGACAATCCTTTAAATAGAGACGGGGGACACCATAATGTAACAATAATAACTACAGTGCAGCGTAGACGCGCAcggagatggtggcggcgaggccatgggCTCGTAGTGGCTAGGTACTATGTTGGTTGGGGAGGACTGCCCATAATAAGAGCCTCGGGCATTATGCTTTAGCTGAACCTCGTTAACCAATATCGTGTGTTCCTTTCTCATCATCTGGCATGTCTTGTGTAATCAATAACTAAAACAATAAGGAAGGTTAGTTATCattccgctatatcgactaacttttattACAAGTGGTATTAAAACCGAAGGTTTCAACATTGGGTCAAAAAGACATATAGAGGAGGAAACACGAAGTGGGATTGCGTTGTCGGCAGATGGGACCTAGCTAGGGTTTCGAATTttgattttttggatttttttcggttttttatttttgcatgagTATGACTTAAGCACCCACACGTGACAATTCAATTTCCGCGTCAGAGTGCACCACCCGGATGAAAAAATAGCGATTTTTGTAGATATTTTCTAACAGACGGTTGGTTAAATAAGTAGTGTCTCTTAACATTTGGTCATTCCATTTTTTCTAAGCCCAAAGCCCATGAATAGACATCCAAACTAGGGGCAAACGAATATTTGGGTTAAAACAGCAAAGGTAAAACACACAAACCGTAAAAAAGAAGTGTAAAATCACAACAAGTAGAAATAGGAGAAGAACACAACTGTCCTTTCTTATTAATGTTGGTAGTAAAACAAACAATTACCTCTAGCCTCTACGTTACTTTCAACATATATGTCCCAGAGAAGAGAAtgatactcttttttttttacataattacATTAGTCTTGACAAAACTGCATATTGATTAGTACGAAAATTTTGTGCTCCAATCAGGACAGAGATATTGGGTGGTCACCACTCACACTCACCATTAAGGTCCCCAAACGTTGCAACATGTACTAGACTCATCTGGTGAGTGCTGAGAGCTGCGTGTAGACTCTGCTTGCTGCTGGCATTTCAAGTACAGAaacttaagggtgtgtttagttggggaaaagaaaatttttagatgtcacatcgaacatttgaacagatatcggaaggggttttcggacacgaataaaaaaactaatttcagaactcacctgaaaaccgcgagacgaatcttttgagactaattaagccgtcattagcacatgtgggttactgtagcacttatggctaatcacggactaattaggcttaagaTTCATCGCGCGATTTTCctcataactgtgcaattagcttttctttttatctatatttaatgcttcatacatcCGTGAAAAAAACTGCTCCACATGGTACCTGTACTTTGGCACTGTTTCACTGCCTACCACACAGCTCAGTACCGCTGTGGGCTCAACCAACAACCCGGCCGACGCATTCTGTCCTGCCCCCGGACAAAGTTTCGGTCATTTAGAATAAGGGCCTATTATTTATCACATATTATGAACTTAattatagaaataaataaatattttataaaataataaatatatttaaacatGTAGTTTAAGTAATATACTAgtagaatttatttattttagaaaatatattttttgaagcGTGTAAATAATCCACTGAATAAACTGAATAGAATAAGGCCTTAGTTTAGACTTGAAAAGCAATTAAGCACCAACCACGAACAGTTAACAGAGCCCTACAAACTTAGGCTTTAGTTATTGCTTCCAACTGACGAAAGAATCGGCTGACATATGTACGACGACTAAGCGCCTTGATTAATCCCCATCATGTAACTAATCAGGGTGCTCTTGATTTGTTAGATCAAAAGACTGATGGGATTGGCTTGGTTTATTTCAATCATTTCATGCATATGTGAACTCTAAATAAGTGGAGTATAATGCGTGAGAGCAATAACTGTTCCATTTAAAAGTCGGTGGCACAAGGTTCAAAAGGCTAATGGATGGAGCGAAAGTATATTTTGTAGAACTGGCAAGAGAACAATCCAAGAAGATTCATTTCAACGAAAAGTACAGGAGGAAGGGTTCTGAAGGTAGGTACCGTAGCTTTTTCGAATGTCCTCATTATAAATAAGACATATATGTAATGTCTTTTACATAATTTCAAAACAGGAAATTTTCATGAAAACTTAGTTTGGCCTACTTTTTTTGGGTCATCAATTttccaacttatatatataatataccaTTCTTTGGAAAGGTTCAGGGAGAGTAGGAAAGCAGGACACAAGAAAGCACAAGTCAAAAGCCGAAAGGGATTAATTTGCTGCTGAGTTTTTAGCTTAGGGAAGCAGCCATCGGTTGGACAATTGCTTCACGTGAAAACTACCAAGAGTGTTATCGTTAATTTGTCCCAATCTCATCTGCCAAATGCTGACACCATAACCTCAGGAAATTAGTATTGACGTGGCAATATatatgtgattcttttttctaaagGAAAGCTTAAAGCAGAGTAAAGTAGTATACCAAATTCTAACCTAGTACAGAGCTTTAGTTCTAGGTTCCCCTTTACTAAGATAAAGGATTGCTATCCAAGTGGCAAATTGAAAAATTGCTAACGTACATCTCAGGAGTTTTTTCAATTGAATATACACTAATTTACGCACATAATAACATGCTCCGTAGCTTATATAGACAGTCATAAAAAATCTCCAGAGTTTTGCGGAATACGTTAGAAATGCAAATCTCCACAGCATATATGCAGTGTTAAATCTCTTTTCCTTGTTATACACACAAAACCTGAATTAATGGGTTATTATGCATTTATGCTTTACAATTTCCTGTgatcaaagaaagaaacaactcGATCCaaaaaacgaaaaaagaaaagaaattaatgATCAAACCACATTACTGTGGCAACTGACGCTTGGTTTCCACTGCACCTGCCTCGTCTCCATCCAAGCCAAGAACTTGTACACCTTACCAAAAATGCACAGGAACACCAGGCCGGCCACGAGAGCGTACGCCGCgacgctcgccgcggcgccctcCGCGAACGCCCACCCGGCGAGGTacacggcgtcgccggcgacgaacacCCAGCTCGCGGCCTCCAGCGCCGACCGCGTCCACGCGCTGACCCGCTCCTCGCCGTAGATCCGGCACACCATCCGGGAGCAGAGCGCGAAGATGATGGCGAGAGCCGTCTTGGACAGGCCCCGGTAGAGCACCGtccggccgccgacgacgagcgggTCCATCCGGCAGAGGCATGTGGCGCACTCGCCGGAGAACCGCGACCACCGGAGCGCGTCGGTGCCGGTGTAGTACGGCAGAACGACGGCGTCGAGGTAGAGGCTGGCGTGAAGGATCCCGGACACGGTGGACGCCTCCAGCACCGCGTACCGGaggtcgccgtcggcctcgttCCGGAACGCCAGCGCCGACGCCTGCAGCGTCAGCAGCAATGCCGGGCCGAGCTGCGCGAGCGGGAACACGGCGTTGATCCGCTGCCCCTTGGCGAGCGCCAGGAGCACCACCGGCAGCAAGAATGGGCCCGACGGCACCATGTACTTCCGCCtattcctcccgccgccgccgccggccctgCCGATGTCCAGTACGGCGAATGCGGCGGCGGAAACGAGGCAGtacgcggcgaaggcggcgacgagcgcgccGACGGCGGGGGAGTAGTCGCCGGGGTAGGCGCTGTCGCAGTAGTAGTGGTAGGGGCATGTGATGAAGTCCGTGGTCTCCTCCAGCTGCCACCTCGTGCACTTGAGGATTTGCCGCGTGATGTTGCTGCTGCCATGGCCCCTCCACACGGCTGCTTCTGCTGCCGACATGGCCGGATTCTAATCACGACACGATGATGACGATGgctttcctcttcttcttcttcttctcctctgtTTTCTTGTCTCCCCTGGCCGGCAGCAGCTGATGCTGCTAAGCATGTGCATGCTGCATTTGGTGCCTAATGATGGCTTCTTTCCGTCGGCAGCTGCTCACTGCTCActcatcatcatctctctcttaaTGATCCATTCCATTCCCTTTGCTCTGTTCTGCTCTCTTCTGTTCTTCTCTGTTTCTTGGATGCTGCTGGTGGTGAATGTGAGCCGAGGTTGCTTAATTGGAGGGAGGAGATGTGGAAGGTTTAACAGACAGGCTCAGGTGGAATGACAGTTTTGCCCATGACAGCGGATAAATTGCGCATGCTTTTAGGTATAGTACGAGGTAATATGTTAGCGTTGGGCGCAGCATAGGTGGAAGGGAACATGGTATTGCAAGGATGTCTCGCACTAGTTTATTTGCTAGAATGCTACAAATATCTATATTTTTTGGATGGACGTATACTTCATGTGAGCTCACAATGCTGAATACACATCTATTGTGACTCACCCAAGGGTCAGCCAGAATGTAGGTGGAAACAAAATCCCCGTTTTCTTGTTTCCGCAAAACCAAGGAAGTCACAAGCCCTTCACGTTTTTCTCAATGAGAATGAAATAACacatttaacattaaatatattttttccataGATATAAGATGTATCATACCTCTAATATATTTGTGCTAGTATCTGGTAATATCTAGCTGTTAATATTTACATATTGATATTGAGAGATACATAATTTAGAACCAAATATTCTACTCCACCCATAGAAAATTGTATAAGGTattatattatgaaaaaaaaatcaaactctaTATATTTTGGCCCACAAAATTACTCAAATTATTCATATATTTTGTGTATAAGAGTTAAATGGATGGCTGTGTACATCCGTCTCAGGAAGGAGAGGCCGGCTATCCCATTACCTAAAAAAATAACAGTTAAACTGATAAATTCATTCTTCAAAAGAGCTTTCTTAACATGTTGGTTCCATATATATTAAGAATATATTGTATGAGGAATCAGGAGGTTTCATCCTAAAGACTTTTGAAAAATATGATACGCCCTGTATTCTTCTACATAGATTTACTAATTTGCGGCATGTGTCGATGAAGTGTAAGCTATTCTGTTATTAGTGCTTCTCCCAAAAACAATAAAATGGAGTCATTCACCACCCAATTAATTAAGTTCCATTGCATAAAGAATTTTTATGAAAGAATACTATGTTTTCAAACTATGCATCTAATTCTAAAACATTTCACTACTACATATTCAATTTTTCCATGTGGCCAAAATCGATTTGCATGCGGGTGGGTGGTCCGCTTGCACCCAGGTGTCTACGAAATCacaatttttgcatgcggccagcACAACCACCTTTTCCAaccacaaacaaaaataatttcgatgaaagaaagaaagaaaattaaaatcCCAAAAACTATGAAACCCTAGCCCGTTGCCGGTTGCCACCACAGCCATTGTCGTGGCCGTCACCACcaccgtcatcgtcatcgtggTTCTCAATGGAGTTCGCTCCTGAGGGTGGCACCGTCGGATCTGCCGCTCGCCCTCTCTATCACCGCCCGCTGTCGCTCTCGAGGGCGGCGGATCTGCCCATCTCGAGGGTGGCtctgccggatccgccgccctcaTTGTCGTCACGCGCATGCCACCGTCGCTGCCCTCCATCGTTGTTGCCGTTGTCACCGCCGTCATCGCACGCGCCCGGCCACTCCCGAGCCTAacaccgccgctcccgcccgccGTCGCTCACGAGATGAAGGAgatcgaggagaggagaggataaggagagAAAATGAGGGAGGtgtggaggtggagaggagtGGATAAGAACTAGTGGGTAGGTAGATTTTTTAAGGTGGAGGTAGGCCAGTTGGTAGATTATCGCAAACATGCCTTTATTTTCACATGCAGTCCAGGTAAGAGGTCCATGCGGTGTTTGAACTGTCAATTAGAGGAGCGATCTTTGCAGGCGAGACCAATTATGGTATGCCTGCAACTTATAGGTGctatcataaaaaataatcaattaTGTACTAGATTTCGCTAATTCATAGAGTTAGACTGTCAATATGTAATTATATTGAGAGGATGCCAGACACAATAGAGGAGGGGTATTTTGGACATTGGGGGAATGTTTTGCTATCATGGTAGTTCAGCTGGGAGAAAGGTAGCATAGCCTTTTGACTTCATTTGCAAGGGATTGGTATAGGTCAGAGagaatgggagagagagagagggggagggagagagagagagaattgcaTTTGTTTAACCGGTTGTTAAAGTTTGTTGAGGGATATGGTAGCAACGGGGTCATCATGTTGCACTTTTTCTATATCAATATCTGCACATGATCAAACCTGCATGATTTGTAGAAAGTGCTAAATTTTATAGTGAGTATAATAAGTGTTACAAGCGAGCTCTAAAATGTTATATCAATTTTATGCTtaagtggagagagagaggagaggagagaaggaaagTAGGCCAGCCGCAGGACGAGTTACAGGATGCAATGTATACATGAGAGAATGGACGattattaatagtgtagtatatatatttaatatgtaACTACTTTATGGATATAGTATGGATATACTAGTTCAAATTAATTTTTGGAGCTAAGTAGTTGGttgctattaaacttgctcttacaacGCTATCCCAAGAtgtcaacaattttttttttcatatactcGAACTATGCATACTACGTGCATGCCCCACTGTATTCCTATTCTGAAAAAAGTTCTAGAAAAAAGTTCTGCTATAATGTCCTAAGAAGGTATGCAAATTCTAACTTGATTTGGAGCAGAGGCCAATAACGTTGACTGATATAGGATGTCTTTAGATCTACCTTTCCAAACTTTTAATGTGAGAAAATGAACACTTACGATCATCAATTGCAGAACAGATTATAGAGATAT
The sequence above is drawn from the Oryza glaberrima chromosome 10, OglaRS2, whole genome shotgun sequence genome and encodes:
- the LOC127786217 gene encoding uncharacterized protein LOC127786217; translation: MSAAEAAVWRGHGSSNITRQILKCTRWQLEETTDFITCPYHYYCDSAYPGDYSPAVGALVAAFAAYCLVSAAAFAVLDIGRAGGGGGRNRRKYMVPSGPFLLPVVLLALAKGQRINAVFPLAQLGPALLLTLQASALAFRNEADGDLRYAVLEASTVSGILHASLYLDAVVLPYYTGTDALRWSRFSGECATCLCRMDPLVVGGRTVLYRGLSKTALAIIFALCSRMVCRIYGEERVSAWTRSALEAASWVFVAGDAVYLAGWAFAEGAAASVAAYALVAGLVFLCIFGKVYKFLAWMETRQVQWKPSVSCHSNVV